A DNA window from Chelativorans sp. AA-79 contains the following coding sequences:
- a CDS encoding site-2 protease family protein, with amino-acid sequence MTWSFNIGKFGGTVVRVHVTFLLLLVWIWFMHYRIGGTAAAWEGVAFIIAVFACVVLHEFGHALAARRYGIRTPDITLLPIGGLARLERMPEEPGQEFVIAVAGPLVNVVIAAVILIALGGTVGVEQMLQVEDPRVNFLVRLAGVNIFLVLFNMIPAFPMDGGRVLRAILATRMTWARATQIAASIGQGLAFLFGFLGLLYNPLLIFIAIFVYLAAAAEAQNAQIRDIANSVLTGDVMVTEFASLDRSSTIAEAIDRLLATTQSEFPVLDADGHLAGLLTRNDMIAALKETGPDAPVVSVMRTDVPSVHRRQSLTDGFRLMQEKSAPAVAVVDSAGRLVGLLTHETIGEMMMLRAAMPEGFRFDRLRQTPFVRRP; translated from the coding sequence ATGACTTGGTCGTTCAATATCGGAAAATTCGGCGGCACGGTGGTGCGCGTGCACGTCACGTTCCTGCTGCTCCTCGTCTGGATCTGGTTCATGCATTACCGCATCGGCGGGACGGCGGCGGCATGGGAAGGAGTAGCCTTCATCATCGCCGTCTTCGCCTGCGTCGTGCTGCATGAGTTCGGCCACGCGCTGGCTGCCCGCCGCTACGGCATCAGGACGCCCGACATCACGCTCCTGCCCATCGGCGGTCTGGCGCGGCTCGAACGCATGCCGGAGGAGCCCGGCCAGGAATTCGTGATCGCCGTGGCAGGCCCGCTGGTGAACGTCGTGATCGCCGCCGTCATCCTGATCGCGCTCGGCGGCACGGTCGGTGTGGAGCAGATGCTCCAGGTGGAGGACCCGCGTGTGAACTTCCTCGTGCGGCTCGCCGGCGTGAACATCTTCCTCGTGCTCTTCAACATGATCCCCGCCTTCCCGATGGATGGCGGACGCGTTCTGCGCGCCATTCTCGCCACGCGCATGACCTGGGCGCGGGCGACCCAGATCGCTGCCAGTATCGGCCAGGGCCTCGCTTTCCTCTTCGGCTTCCTTGGCCTCCTCTACAACCCGCTTTTGATCTTCATCGCCATCTTCGTCTACCTCGCGGCCGCCGCAGAGGCGCAGAATGCGCAGATCCGCGACATCGCCAACAGCGTGCTGACGGGCGACGTGATGGTGACGGAATTCGCCTCCCTCGACCGCTCCTCGACCATCGCAGAGGCGATCGACCGCCTGCTGGCGACCACGCAGAGCGAGTTCCCCGTGCTCGATGCCGATGGCCATCTCGCAGGCCTGCTGACGCGCAACGACATGATCGCGGCCTTGAAGGAGACCGGGCCCGATGCACCCGTGGTGAGCGTCATGCGCACCGACGTGCCGAGCGTCCACCGCCGCCAGAGCCTGACCGACGGCTTCAGGCTGATGCAGGAGAAGAGCGCGCCCGCCGTCGCCGTGGTGGACAGCGCCGGCAGGCTCGTGGGCCTGCTCACCCACGAGACGATCGGCGAGATGATGATGCTGCGCGCGGCCATGCCGGAGGGCTTCCGCTTCGACCGCCTGCGGCAGACCCCCTTCGTGCGCCGTCCTTGA
- a CDS encoding nucleoside-diphosphate kinase produces the protein MSKKRNCILTTRDFDLLQHLLEQHEEQDGAMMRLLRQKLAAARVVASEDLPEDIATLNSRISFQVGCGLPETRILSRDRMAGAVGILLPVTTMRGLALLGLREGEAVLLPRSAVLVEILRLTAIHYQPERAERMRRAEPTRPRLRILEGRRNAGSVSPDAVRWPLDEDSGPLAT, from the coding sequence GTGTCGAAGAAGCGGAACTGTATACTCACGACCAGGGACTTCGATCTCCTTCAGCACTTGCTGGAGCAGCACGAGGAACAGGACGGGGCGATGATGCGCCTCTTGCGCCAGAAGCTCGCCGCCGCGCGGGTGGTGGCGAGCGAGGATCTGCCGGAAGACATAGCCACGCTCAACAGCCGCATCAGCTTTCAGGTCGGATGCGGCCTGCCGGAGACGCGCATCCTGAGCCGTGACCGGATGGCCGGAGCGGTGGGCATCCTCCTGCCCGTTACCACCATGCGGGGCCTTGCGCTTCTCGGTCTTCGCGAGGGCGAGGCAGTGCTGCTCCCGCGCAGCGCCGTGCTCGTCGAGATCCTCCGTCTCACCGCGATCCACTACCAGCCCGAGAGAGCGGAAAGGATGCGCAGGGCAGAGCCCACCCGCCCCAGGCTCCGCATCCTCGAAGGCCGGCGGAACGCAGGTTCCGTTTCCCCGGACGCCGTTCGGTGGCCTTTGGACGAAGATTCCGGCCCGCTCGCCACGTAA
- the rnk gene encoding nucleoside diphosphate kinase regulator: MQKKRKPSITISRTDHDRLLGLANAMEDRDPALAETMIGELERARVVEDAAVPETVVRMGSTLTYTADDKPQTVTLVYPGEADITQNKISVTTPVGTALIGLSVGQAIDWTARDGRVHRLTVTHIDKTEHMDGP; this comes from the coding sequence ATGCAGAAGAAGCGCAAGCCAAGCATCACGATTTCCAGGACGGACCATGACCGGCTTCTGGGGCTGGCCAACGCAATGGAGGACCGCGACCCGGCGCTGGCCGAGACCATGATCGGCGAGCTGGAGCGCGCGCGGGTCGTCGAGGATGCGGCCGTGCCGGAAACCGTGGTGCGGATGGGCTCCACGCTCACATACACCGCCGACGACAAGCCGCAGACAGTCACGCTCGTCTATCCCGGCGAGGCCGACATCACGCAGAACAAGATCTCCGTGACCACGCCCGTGGGCACGGCGCTGATCGGGCTTTCGGTCGGCCAGGCGATCGACTGGACCGCGCGCGACGGCCGCGTGCACCGCCTGACGGTCACACATATCGACAAGACCGAACACATGGACGGTCCATGA
- a CDS encoding phosphatase PAP2 family protein: MRFDTGEMIGTATTVVKDMKRWPEAVLPAMVIGIMGLGLFAFLSIADEMGEGEVRAWDEWLFLAFRNPADPDDPLGPPWLEEAALEVTALGGYTLIILTLAAVLGLLLVTRRYGPALYAFLSVGSGALVSSLSKQFYDRPRPDLVPQLDIVHTASFPSGHALVTTVAYLTLAALVIRFFDDLRVRLYVAGVAVFVSLIVGISRVYLGVHWPSDVAAGWALGAAWASLAWLVVAALQFLRRRRTARSEE, translated from the coding sequence ATGCGCTTCGACACGGGCGAGATGATCGGGACGGCGACGACCGTCGTCAAGGACATGAAACGGTGGCCGGAAGCGGTGCTGCCGGCAATGGTGATCGGCATCATGGGCCTCGGGCTCTTCGCCTTCCTCTCGATCGCGGACGAAATGGGCGAGGGCGAAGTCAGGGCCTGGGACGAGTGGCTCTTCCTCGCCTTCCGCAACCCGGCCGATCCCGATGATCCGCTCGGACCGCCCTGGCTCGAGGAGGCGGCGCTGGAGGTCACCGCGCTCGGCGGCTATACGCTGATCATCCTCACGCTCGCCGCCGTCTTGGGACTGCTCCTCGTCACGCGGCGCTACGGCCCGGCGCTCTACGCCTTCCTTTCGGTCGGCTCGGGCGCGCTGGTTTCGAGCCTGTCGAAGCAGTTCTACGACCGCCCGAGGCCCGATCTCGTGCCGCAGCTCGACATCGTGCACACCGCGAGCTTCCCGAGCGGGCACGCATTGGTGACCACGGTCGCCTATCTGACGCTTGCCGCCCTGGTCATCCGCTTCTTCGACGATCTGAGGGTGCGGCTCTATGTGGCCGGCGTGGCGGTCTTCGTTTCCCTGATCGTGGGAATCAGCCGCGTCTATCTCGGGGTCCACTGGCCGAGCGACGTCGCCGCCGGCTGGGCTCTGGGGGCGGCCTGGGCGAGCCTCGCCTGGCTCGTCGTGGCAGCGCTGCAGTTCCTGCGGAGGAGACGCACGGCCCGCTCGGAAGAATGA
- a CDS encoding formate--tetrahydrofolate ligase, which translates to MAEVKSDIEIARAANKKPIQEIGAKLGIPPEHLLPFGHDKAKVSADFIAEARKRPDGRLILVTAINPTPAGEGKTTTTVGLGDGLNRIGKKAVVCIREASLGPCFGMKGGAAGGGYAQVIPMEDINLHFTGDFHAITSAHNLLAALIDNHIHWGNELGIDTRRVTWRRVMDMNDRALRQIVCSLGGVANGYPREGGFDITVASEVMAILCLATDLRDLEKRLGEIIVAYRRDKSPIRARDLKADGAMAVLLKDALQPNLVQTLENNPAFVHGGPFANIAHGCNSAMATTTALKLADYVVTEAGFGADLGAEKFFDIKCRKTGLKPAAAVIVATVRALKMNGGVKKEDLGIENVGAVTKGCANLGRHIENVKQFGVPAIVAINHFHSDTPAEIEAVKAYVANQGEEAVLCRHWAEGSAGVEDLAHKVVALAESGMPQFAPLYGDDMPLFDKINTIVRRIYRGSGAVADNSVLAQLRQWEEQGYGRLPVCMAKTQYSFSTDPDLRGAPVDHVVPVREVRLAAGAGFVVAICGEIMTMPGLPKTPSAERIFLNEAGYIEGLF; encoded by the coding sequence CCTTCCCTTCGGCCACGACAAGGCAAAGGTCTCGGCCGACTTCATCGCCGAGGCACGAAAGCGGCCGGACGGCAGACTGATCCTCGTCACCGCCATCAATCCCACGCCCGCCGGCGAGGGCAAGACCACGACGACCGTGGGCCTCGGCGACGGGCTCAACCGCATCGGCAAGAAAGCCGTCGTCTGTATCCGCGAAGCCTCGCTCGGCCCCTGCTTCGGCATGAAGGGCGGGGCGGCGGGCGGCGGCTATGCGCAGGTGATCCCCATGGAGGACATCAACCTTCATTTCACCGGCGACTTCCACGCCATCACCTCGGCGCACAACCTGCTGGCGGCCCTGATCGACAACCACATCCACTGGGGCAACGAGCTCGGCATCGACACCCGCCGCGTGACCTGGCGGCGCGTGATGGACATGAACGACCGGGCGCTGCGCCAGATCGTCTGCTCGCTGGGAGGCGTTGCGAACGGCTATCCGCGCGAAGGCGGTTTCGACATCACCGTCGCCTCGGAGGTGATGGCGATCCTGTGCCTCGCCACGGATCTGCGCGACCTGGAGAAGCGTCTCGGCGAGATCATCGTGGCTTACCGCCGCGACAAGAGCCCGATCCGTGCGCGCGACCTCAAGGCGGACGGGGCGATGGCCGTCCTGCTCAAGGACGCGCTGCAACCCAATCTGGTGCAGACCTTGGAGAACAATCCCGCCTTCGTGCATGGCGGCCCCTTCGCCAACATCGCGCATGGCTGCAATTCGGCGATGGCCACCACGACCGCGCTCAAGCTCGCCGACTATGTGGTGACGGAAGCCGGGTTCGGGGCGGATCTCGGAGCCGAAAAATTCTTCGACATCAAGTGCCGCAAGACGGGGCTCAAGCCCGCCGCGGCGGTTATCGTCGCCACGGTGCGCGCGCTCAAGATGAACGGCGGCGTGAAGAAGGAGGACCTGGGCATCGAGAATGTCGGGGCCGTGACGAAGGGCTGCGCCAATCTCGGCCGCCATATCGAGAATGTGAAGCAGTTCGGCGTGCCGGCCATCGTCGCGATCAATCATTTCCACTCGGACACCCCGGCCGAGATCGAAGCCGTGAAGGCCTATGTGGCAAACCAGGGAGAGGAGGCGGTGCTCTGCCGCCACTGGGCCGAAGGCTCGGCCGGCGTCGAGGACCTGGCGCACAAGGTGGTGGCACTCGCCGAAAGCGGCATGCCGCAATTCGCGCCGCTCTATGGCGACGACATGCCTCTCTTCGACAAGATCAATACGATCGTGCGGCGCATCTATCGCGGCTCGGGCGCGGTGGCCGACAACAGCGTGCTGGCCCAACTCCGGCAGTGGGAGGAACAGGGCTACGGACGCCTGCCCGTGTGCATGGCAAAGACCCAGTATTCCTTCTCGACCGACCCCGATCTGCGCGGCGCGCCGGTCGACCATGTGGTGCCCGTGCGCGAGGTCCGGCTTGCGGCCGGCGCCGGTTTCGTGGTCGCCATCTGCGGCGAGATCATGACCATGCCCGGCTTGCCCAAGACACCGTCGGCGGAAAGGATTTTCCTCAATGAAGCCGGGTACATAGAAGGGCTGTTCTAA